In bacterium, the genomic window GATCTCACGCGCCAAGTCCAAGCCTGGCAAGACGATCGCAACCGAACGACGAAGGGCGTCGACTGGCAATTCACGACCCAACAAGCCCGCGTGAAACTGCGACGACTCTACCCCCAGCTTTTGGTGTGACAAGGGACTAGATCGTCGTCAAACGCCGGATGTGGACCGACGCCGGCGACTCCGAGCGCTTCTGCTTCTCGTTCAGGAGCTCGCGGAGGATTCCCTCCTGCCCGGCCAACTCTGAGACCGCGCTCCGGTGGGCGTTGCCTCTGCGTTGGGCGGCTTCGAACGCGTTGACCCGATCCTTGAGGAGCGCACCTGTCGGGCCGGATGATCCCGACGAGCCGCCTGGCACGGAGCCATCCAACCGGTCGACGTCCCCCTCGTAGGCCGCGATCAGCTGGGCGAGCTCAGCGTCTCCGTAGCTGCGATACGGTCGCGGCGGCTCCGTCTGCAGGTTCCGCCAATAGTTGTAGCCACCCCCCGCCAGTAGCAGCGCCACCAACAGGAGCAGGGGCACGACGTTTCCGCCGTTCCGTTGCGTCTTGGACATGGGCGATCACCTCCCGTCCTCCCCTATCGGCAGATCGGCCGCTTCGAGAAAGCCCTCCAACGCACTGAGCGAAGGAATTCCACCCTGCGCCCCGTTGGCGCGGCAGCTCATCCCCGCCGCCGCGTTGGCCACCTGAAGCAGCCGATCCGGCCCGTGGCCGGCGAGCAGGCCCCAAGCAAAGGCGCCGTGGAAGACGTCCCCGGCGCCGGTGGTATCGATGACCTGAACGGCTCTGGCGGGTGCCTCGAGGCGCTGGCCTTTCCAAAGGCCCACCGCCCCTCGCTCGCCTCGGGTGACGACCGGAAGCAGCGCACCGCGGCGCGTCAGGTCGGCGAGCGCGGCGTCTACCCCGCCCAGGGCATTGGCGAAGCTCTCGGGCACGATCGGGAACGCTGCCACCCCGAGCAACGCCGACGGATCCGGGTCCATGCTGTCGACGTCGACGACCACGGGCAGACCCGAGCTTCGCGCCTGGCAAGCCGCCCAGACGGAACGCTCCAGATCACTGGCATCGACCATCAGCAGCCGGGTGGCTTGGATCTCTTCGGGCACGACTTCATCGGCCGAGACGGCCAGCTCTGCGACCCGGTGCCAGAGAACCGTTCGTTCACCACTCGTTTCGTCGACCAGGATCATGGCGCCGCGACTGCGGACGCCGGGTCGCACCCGAACGCCATCCAACGCAACCCCGGCCTTGCGCAACGGTTCCAGGGCGCGGCGCCCCGCATCATCCTCGCCAACACTCCCGAGCAAACGCGTGCGGAGTCCAAGCCGGGCGCAGGTGAGAAGCGCGGTGGCCATCTGGCCGCCCGGGTGCTCTTCCCAGGAACTCATGGCCATCTTGCTCGCCCAGCCCGGGAAACGCGGAAGCCGTGCCACTTGATCGAGCGAGATCTCGCCGAGCCCCAGAACATCCAGAGCCTTCTCGGATGGCGAAGGGAAGTGCCAGACCGGCTCCCGCCCGTTCACGAGCCGCTCTCGGCGGGCAGCGAGCGATACACGCGTACGCTTCGCATCACGCGTTTCACATAGCGTCGGGTCTGGCGGTAGGGAATCGATTCGACCCAGACATCGTCGGACAGCCCTCCGTCGCGTTTCAGCCAACGGCCGACCGCACCGGGCCCGGCGTTGTAGCTGGCAATGGCCGCCGAAAGCCGGCCGCCGCTCAGCTCCAGCAAGCGGCTCAGGTAGTAGGCACCCAGCTCCAGGTTGGTCGCCGGCAGCAGCAACTCTCGCGGGCGGAGGGGTTCCCGGCCCAGCTCCTTCGCCAGGCGCTCGCCGGTTTCCGGCATGATCTGCGTGAGCCCCTGGGCCCCGACCGTCGACAGGATTTCCGGGCGGTAGCCGCTTTCTTCGCGCATGACGGCGTACACCAGCTCGGGCTCCACTTCGTGGCGAACCGCTGCTGGCTCGAGCGCTGTCCGGAACGCACGCGGCCACGCCAGATGCCAGGCGGCCAGGTCGTCCCCGCGGTCGGGTCCCTGGGCGAGCTGCCAGAGATCGTAATCGAGGATCAATCGCTCCGCGTCGTGGTAGCGCTCAGCCCGGGTGAGCAGCTTTGCAAACGCGATGCGATCAGCCTGCTTGCGAAGACGCACTCGCTCGCGAAGCGCATCGAGTTCGAGGCTCGCCGATTCTCGAAGCCCGGCGTCGACCAGGATCTCTACCCGCTGGCGACGCACGGCCGGCAGTCGACCCGCCGGAGTTCTGCCCGGCATCTGCCCCACCGTCGGCGCAAGACCTGGAAGGTCGAACCCGATCTGGTCGGCTGCGCGCCCCCCGTAGTAGGTGAAGGGCACCTCGCGGGCGAGCTTCGTCAACGCCTGGTTCGCCTGCTCTGGCGCGGTGGCTTGTTGAGAACGGGCGAGCCAGTAGCGCGCGCGCAGGGCGTCGAGCGGATCCGGCGTATCGTCGGCAAGCACGCGGAGGTGTCGCGTCGCGTCGGCCATCCGATCGCCACGGTAGGCCGCCCACGCGAGCCGCCAGCGCGCCTCGTTGCGCTGTTCGGCGGCGGGCGCGTGCTTGGCGACCTGTTCGAAGAGGCTACGGGCTTCCTCGGGTTCGTCATCGTCGAGGAGCGTTCCCGCAAGGAAGCGAGCCCGGGCCGCGAGGGTGGGCGGCGCCGCCTTGGCCACCGCGAGGAAGCCGTGCACCGATTCGGAAATCTTGCCACTTCGCGCCAGTGAGCGCGCATGCCAGAATCGGGAGTCCGGGTCCGGCGGGAGCGCTGCAAAGGCATCGACGGCTTCCGGGTAGCGCCGCAGGCGAAACAACAGGCTTGCGCGGCGAAGCAGCAGAGCTCCGCGAGCCTCCGACTCCGCTGGCGCTAGTGAGAGCGCACGCTTGCAAGCTTCGAGGGCCGCCTCGTTGTGATAAGCCGCCTCGAGCCGGGCCGAACGCTCCGCCCAATCTTCGGCTCCGCGCTGGGGCCGACCAAGCCGGCTTTCGGTGCGGAGCAGCCCGGCTTCGGCCGCTTCGCTCCCCTTCACCGCTGGCCGATCCCTCCACAGCTCCCGGTAGATCGCCGCAGCTTCCGCGAAGCGGGCCTCGGCCTCCCAGGAACGAGCGCCGGCAAGTGCCAGGGCGAACTGTTCGGATTCGTCCTCGGTATGGCCTGCGGCCTCGCGCCATGCCGCGCGCGCATCGGCCAGCTGGCCGAGTGCCTGGTGGGCTTCGGCGATGTCCTGCCAGACGAGGCCGACCACCGGCGAGGCACCATGCCGGTTGAGGAAGGCGTGCCCTGCGGCAATGATCTCAGGGGGTTCGCCGGTCTCTTTCAGGGCGTGGATGCGCAGCTGCTCCGCGTGGTCGGCGACCACCGGCCAACGCTCGCGCACCTCTGCGAACCGCATGCGCGCCTCGGCGGGAGCTCCTTCCTCCAGGGCCCGCAGACCGAGCTGTAAGCCTTCCGCCGGGCTGCTGGGAGCGTCCCTGGCGGCGCCCATCCAGAACAGCCCGAGCCCCGCGGCAAACGGTGCGAACACTCTCAATGCTGCCTGCCCAGACCTCGAACGCGCCACCGACGCCCCCCGTATCCGCAGTGTGAAGGGACGCGAGCCCGTGTCAATGGAGCCGCCAACGGGTTGGGCCCCGTCCGCAGGCGGTCTTCCGGTTCGTCGTGTCATCGCCGTCGCCCTCGGTTAGGTTTCGACGACGTTGCGTGCCTTCAAGTTCGGAGCTTCCTGCGTGATCTCGCGGCATGTCAACCGGCGTGCGCTCGCGCTCCTCTTGCTGTTGCCCCTGGCTTTGGCGTTGGAGGCCCGTGGGGAGAGTTCGCCCCGCGGCCTGTGGGTGCTCTGCGAGGGCTCCCAGCGTGTTCTCGAGCATCCAGAACGGGTCGACAGGCTGCTTGCCGACGCCCGCGCGATGGGTGTGAGCGACCTTTTCGTGCAGGTCTACCGAGGCGGACGGGCCTGGTTCGATTCGAGCCTGGCGGATCGCGCTCCCTACGCAGCGACCTTCCGAGAGGGCGAACGCGACGCGCTCCAGGTGCTGATCTCGCGGGCTCACGAAGCCGGTTTCCGCGTGCACGCCTGGGTGAACTTGCTCTCCTTGGCCGCTCACGCCGAAGGGCCCCTGCTGCGGGATCTGGGCCGTGGGGCAGTCGCAGTCGACCAGCACGGGCGGTCGATCCTCGACTACCCGGAGTTCGAGGTTCCGCAGCCGGACCGCACCCACTATCGGATGGGAACCCCCGCAGTCTGGCTCGACCCTGCGGCTCCCGGCGTGGCTGAGCGCCTCGCAGAGACCCTCACCGAACTCGTGCGTGGATACCCGGGCCTCGACGGCCTGCACCTCGATTACGTCAGGTACCCGGATGTCCTGCCCTACTCACCAGGAACGCGCTTCGGAGTGGGCCTCTCTTTTGGCTACGGCGAGTTCTCGCGGCTTCGATTCCAGCGCGAAACCGGGCTCGCGGCGCCCCAGGGAAAGAGCCTGCTGAACGCCAACCGCTGGGACGACTGGCGCCGCGCCAAACTGACCCAGCTCGTCGCCACGATCGGGCGCAGCGCACGAGCCGAGCAGCCAAGCTTGCGCCTGTCGGCTGCGGTGATCGCCGACCGGGAGCGTGCCTATCTGGTGGATTTCCAGGACTGGGCGAGTTGGTTGGATGACGGCCTGCTCGATTTCGCTGTGCCCATGCTCTACACGCGGGATGCGACGCTCCTTCGCCATGGCGTCGAGGCGCTCTCGGGCCTCGGGGTGCGACGCGAAATCTGGGTCGGGCTCGGCTCCTGGCTGTTTGCGAACCAGCCCGATCAGGCCATGGCCCAACTCGAGCGTGTCGAGAAGGTCGGTGGCCTCGGCAGCGCCCTCTTCTCCTGGGACTATATTGCCGCCCATCCGGCATTGCTGGAAGCGCTGACGCCCGCCCCTGCAGTCGATCCGCCGGTGCCGGCCGTAGCCGATCCCGTTGCCCCGGCTGCCGCGGATCCTGGTGCGCCAGCTGGGACCGCTCAGGCTCCCGCGCCTGAGCTGGATCGCGAGGGGGGTCTCCCTTCCGAGTGACATCTTGGATGAGGGATGACGCC contains:
- a CDS encoding lytic transglycosylase domain-containing protein; this encodes MFAPFAAGLGLFWMGAARDAPSSPAEGLQLGLRALEEGAPAEARMRFAEVRERWPVVADHAEQLRIHALKETGEPPEIIAAGHAFLNRHGASPVVGLVWQDIAEAHQALGQLADARAAWREAAGHTEDESEQFALALAGARSWEAEARFAEAAAIYRELWRDRPAVKGSEAAEAGLLRTESRLGRPQRGAEDWAERSARLEAAYHNEAALEACKRALSLAPAESEARGALLLRRASLLFRLRRYPEAVDAFAALPPDPDSRFWHARSLARSGKISESVHGFLAVAKAAPPTLAARARFLAGTLLDDDEPEEARSLFEQVAKHAPAAEQRNEARWRLAWAAYRGDRMADATRHLRVLADDTPDPLDALRARYWLARSQQATAPEQANQALTKLAREVPFTYYGGRAADQIGFDLPGLAPTVGQMPGRTPAGRLPAVRRQRVEILVDAGLRESASLELDALRERVRLRKQADRIAFAKLLTRAERYHDAERLILDYDLWQLAQGPDRGDDLAAWHLAWPRAFRTALEPAAVRHEVEPELVYAVMREESGYRPEILSTVGAQGLTQIMPETGERLAKELGREPLRPRELLLPATNLELGAYYLSRLLELSGGRLSAAIASYNAGPGAVGRWLKRDGGLSDDVWVESIPYRQTRRYVKRVMRSVRVYRSLPAESGS
- a CDS encoding family 10 glycosylhydrolase, with the translated sequence MISRHVNRRALALLLLLPLALALEARGESSPRGLWVLCEGSQRVLEHPERVDRLLADARAMGVSDLFVQVYRGGRAWFDSSLADRAPYAATFREGERDALQVLISRAHEAGFRVHAWVNLLSLAAHAEGPLLRDLGRGAVAVDQHGRSILDYPEFEVPQPDRTHYRMGTPAVWLDPAAPGVAERLAETLTELVRGYPGLDGLHLDYVRYPDVLPYSPGTRFGVGLSFGYGEFSRLRFQRETGLAAPQGKSLLNANRWDDWRRAKLTQLVATIGRSARAEQPSLRLSAAVIADRERAYLVDFQDWASWLDDGLLDFAVPMLYTRDATLLRHGVEALSGLGVRREIWVGLGSWLFANQPDQAMAQLERVEKVGGLGSALFSWDYIAAHPALLEALTPAPAVDPPVPAVADPVAPAAADPGAPAGTAQAPAPELDREGGLPSE